CAGCTCCAATGCTGCCCATTTGGATGCATTGGGACACGAGAAAAAGAAAATGGGCTGGCCAGTTTACATTTCATGCGTTGGAGCACATCCACACAAACGGGCACGGCCAATCATCTGGCCATGGCCAACTCTGCCACTTTATATATTATAATACCTGCTTTTGCTTTTTAAGTTTATGTTAGtaatattttatcaattcattCAATCTGCTGCTATATGAACGTTACATTTCTAACGTATATATtaaacggttatatttttttccTATAAATAATCAGCTCACAATTCATAATTTTTACTTcataaaaaatcaaaattttctCTCCAAAAAAATGAATCCAAATAATCCCCCACCTCCAAATTCTCAAAACCCAAACTCTCAATTTTCATATCCATATCCAAATCCTTATTTTTCAAATCcacaaaattttaattataattctCAACCACCATTTTcacaatctcaagcttctcattttcCATTTTTGTATCCTCAAAATTCTCCTTATCCAATTCCATTTCCTCCATTTTCAAATTCACAATTTGAAACCCAACAATCACCCATCAATGTTGAAAATTCGCCAGATTCGCAAGTGCCAGCTTTTGGTAACACAAATCTTGTTGATCTAAATGATGATTATGAGGAAACGGAAGATGTACGTGAAAATACTGGTCATTGGACGTGGGTTGAAGATAAGCTCTTAATAAGTGTGTGGTTGAATGTGTCAATTGATCCACTAATCGGAACTGATCAAAAAGCTGAAGCCTTTTGGGATAGGATTAAACAATATTGTGAAGAAGACAATCCCGGGGTCATCAAACGAGGAGTCGTGGCTATGAGAAAAAGGTGGCAACGAATAAATGAAGGTGCTCAAAAGTTTGGGTCATGCTATGATGAGGCTTAACGGATGATTGGGAGTGGTTCAAACTTGGATAACATAATTGAGAAAGCTCATGAACTCCATTTGGCTCAATACAAGAAAAAAACTAATTTCGATAGTCATTGGCGTGAGCTTCGTAGACAGCCCAAGTGGAGAACTCCTACAACTAGTGCAAGTTCTAAAAGAACTAAAGTAAATAGTTCTGGAGCTTACTCATCAGAGGGAAATAACGATACGCCAACATCCGATGAATTTCAACCGGTTCGTCCAAAAGGCACAAAAACTGCTAAAAGGAAGGGAAAGGGAAAGGCAACAACTGCGGAAATTGAAGAATATGAAGCTATTCAAGTTAGTGAATTGAGAAAAATAAACATAATGGAGACAATAAATGAGATGAAGCAAAAAGATATTGAGACTCGACAAAGAGAGCTTGAGACAAAGCAAACTGAGCTCGATTTACAAGTCATTTTGGCGGATACTACAAAAATGAATGATGCTCAACGGAGGGTTCATGCAAAAATGCTTGAGAAAATAATGGAAAGAAACTAACCGTTGGAAGCTAGTACTTGTCTTTTCTtgtttgtttttatttatttgtaaactAGTCGTTGGAAGCTAGTACTTGTCTTTTCTTGTttgttttaatatgtttgtaagCTAGCCGTTGGGAGGTAGTGCTTGTTTTTATTTGTTTGTAAACTAGCCGTTGGAACATAGAATATATTCGTTTTTACCATCTATATAAACTAGATGTATCATTCTGTTCAATTCACATCAACATGAATCAAACACCCACAACAGAAAGCTTCATCGAAGAATTCACCCAAGAATTTATTGATGAGTTCTGCGATGATAGTAGAAACAATCGTCGACTCGAGCTCTTTCATAAAATATATGGACAGAGCTCAGCATCCACGCCTCGAAGATGTATTTACAAAGATCGTTAAGCAGGTCATCAACGTCTGGTGAATGAT
This genomic interval from Apium graveolens cultivar Ventura chromosome 8, ASM990537v1, whole genome shotgun sequence contains the following:
- the LOC141679215 gene encoding uncharacterized protein LOC141679215 — protein: MNPNNPPPPNSQNPNSQFSYPYPNPYFSNPQNFNYNSQPPFSQSQASHFPFLYPQNSPYPIPFPPFSNSQFETQQSPINVENSPDSQVPAFGNTNLVDLNDDYEETEDVRENTGHWTWVEDKLLISVWLNVSIDPLIGTDQKAEAFWDRIKQYCEEDNPGVIKRGVVAMRKRWQRINEGAQKFGSCYDEA
- the LOC141679217 gene encoding glutathione S-transferase T2-like codes for the protein MIGSGSNLDNIIEKAHELHLAQYKKKTNFDSHWRELRRQPKWRTPTTSASSKRTKVNSSGAYSSEGNNDTPTSDEFQPVRPKGTKTAKRKGKGKATTAEIEEYEAIQVSELRKINIMETINEMKQKDIETRQRELETKQTELDLQVILADTTKMNDAQRRVHAKMLEKIMERN